In Aquiflexum balticum DSM 16537, a single genomic region encodes these proteins:
- a CDS encoding DUF4421 domain-containing protein has translation MKASLPKIFIFFIGIFSGIFYNVQAQEDTTYYVNYKKLLTTRTYVSRKYTSLFIRGIDDDSRIILEPTSTLNLGIGATYNDFTLNLAYGFDFMNSNRTQVDTRYLDLQAHIYPKNWVIDLFGQFYDGFFLRDYIGPLPDIPPDLAFPDLEVRKFGANVQYLFNGDKLSLKAAFLQSAWQKKSAGSFVTGFEFYFGRANDESNIVAEFIPDPIEFKKMNFIEFGPNVGYVHTFVIAKHFFITGMVSGNIGLGNTTISSDTDKEGNWGVNSNYFLRGFAGYNGPKWSINANYVHNNVRIREARSFSTDFQTGNYRINFVYRFDVGPKLKPYLDYIDIDRYLPEKFKQKNDN, from the coding sequence TTGAAAGCATCCTTACCAAAAATCTTTATTTTTTTTATAGGAATTTTTTCTGGCATTTTTTATAATGTCCAGGCCCAAGAGGACACCACTTATTATGTCAACTATAAAAAATTACTTACAACTCGAACATATGTTTCAAGAAAATACACTTCATTATTTATCAGAGGGATAGACGATGATTCCAGAATAATTCTTGAACCCACTTCGACACTGAACTTGGGCATTGGGGCTACCTATAATGATTTCACATTAAACCTTGCCTACGGTTTTGACTTTATGAATTCCAATCGGACCCAGGTAGATACACGGTATTTGGATTTGCAGGCCCATATTTACCCTAAAAATTGGGTGATTGATCTTTTTGGGCAGTTTTATGATGGTTTTTTCCTTCGCGATTATATAGGACCTTTACCGGATATTCCTCCTGATCTGGCATTTCCAGACTTGGAGGTAAGAAAATTTGGGGCAAATGTCCAATATTTGTTCAATGGGGATAAACTGTCCTTGAAAGCTGCATTTCTTCAAAGTGCCTGGCAAAAAAAATCGGCAGGTAGCTTCGTGACAGGATTCGAATTTTATTTTGGAAGGGCCAATGACGAAAGTAATATTGTTGCAGAATTTATCCCTGATCCAATCGAATTCAAAAAAATGAATTTTATAGAATTTGGGCCAAATGTTGGTTATGTCCATACTTTTGTGATTGCAAAGCATTTTTTTATTACGGGTATGGTTTCAGGAAATATCGGTTTGGGAAATACAACTATTTCCTCTGATACCGATAAAGAAGGAAATTGGGGAGTAAACTCCAATTATTTTTTAAGAGGATTTGCTGGATATAATGGGCCCAAATGGTCCATCAATGCCAATTATGTGCACAATAATGTGCGGATAAGGGAGGCGAGGAGTTTTTCTACTGATTTTCAGACAGGGAATTATCGAATTAATTTTGTCTACCGTTTTGATGTTGGACCCAAATTGAAGCCCTATCTGGATTATATTGATATTGACAGATATTTGCCTGAAAAGTTTAAACAGAAAAACGATAATTGA
- a CDS encoding pyridoxal phosphate-dependent aminotransferase, whose translation MNSILSDRIIQMEESATLAMAKKARELKSQGIDIISLSLGEPDFKTPKHIQEAAKDAIDEGKYFSYSPVAGYQDLREAIAKKLRAENHIAEAKAENIVVSTGAKHSIANVFMCLLNEGDEVVIFSPYWVSYAEIIKLAGGVPILIEGNLENNFKATATQLENALTDKTKAIIYSSPCNPTGSVFSKEELEAIAAVVKKRENLFVIADEIYELINFTGKHASIASFPEMFERTITVNGFSKGYAMTGWRVGYICAPVFMAKACEKMQGQFTSGGTGIAQRAALAAIEGDQSPSKKMEDAYLKRRDLVLGLLRDIPGIKTHVPEGAFYFFPDVTAFFGKSSDGYLVNDADDICLYLLEKANVSLVTGAAFGAPNCVRLSYAASEEDLVEALKRMKQALSKLK comes from the coding sequence ATGAATTCTATTCTATCAGACAGGATTATTCAAATGGAGGAATCCGCTACCTTGGCAATGGCAAAAAAGGCCAGAGAGCTGAAATCGCAAGGTATTGATATCATAAGCTTAAGCTTGGGCGAGCCCGATTTCAAGACACCAAAGCATATTCAGGAAGCGGCCAAGGACGCAATCGATGAAGGAAAGTATTTTTCTTATTCTCCCGTTGCAGGTTATCAGGATTTAAGGGAAGCCATAGCAAAAAAACTCAGAGCAGAAAATCATATCGCTGAGGCTAAGGCGGAGAATATTGTAGTTTCCACTGGTGCAAAACATTCCATTGCGAATGTATTCATGTGTTTGCTTAATGAAGGAGACGAGGTGGTCATATTTTCACCCTATTGGGTCAGTTATGCTGAGATTATCAAATTGGCCGGCGGTGTACCCATATTGATCGAAGGTAACCTTGAGAATAATTTTAAGGCGACAGCCACACAGTTGGAAAATGCGCTTACAGATAAAACAAAAGCAATTATTTATTCTTCTCCCTGTAATCCTACTGGATCGGTTTTCAGCAAAGAGGAATTGGAAGCGATAGCCGCTGTTGTAAAAAAGAGAGAAAATTTATTTGTGATTGCCGATGAAATATATGAATTGATCAATTTCACAGGTAAACATGCCAGCATAGCTTCTTTTCCCGAAATGTTTGAAAGAACCATAACCGTCAACGGATTTTCTAAAGGATATGCCATGACAGGATGGAGAGTAGGCTACATCTGCGCACCGGTATTTATGGCCAAAGCCTGTGAAAAAATGCAGGGACAATTTACTTCAGGTGGGACGGGTATTGCTCAAAGAGCAGCTTTGGCAGCAATTGAAGGAGATCAATCCCCTTCCAAAAAAATGGAAGATGCCTACCTTAAAAGAAGGGACTTGGTTTTGGGATTATTAAGAGACATCCCTGGGATCAAAACCCATGTTCCAGAAGGTGCATTCTATTTCTTTCCTGATGTCACTGCATTCTTTGGAAAATCTTCCGATGGCTACCTTGTCAATGATGCTGATGATATCTGTTTGTACCTTTTGGAAAAAGCGAATGTGTCCTTGGTAACAGGAGCGGCTTTTGGCGCGCCTAATTGTGTTAGATTGTCCTATGCTGCTTCAGAGGAGGACTTGGTAGAAGCATTGAAAAGAATGAAACAAGCTTTGAGCAAATTGAAATAA